A DNA window from Brenneria izadpanahii contains the following coding sequences:
- a CDS encoding thermonuclease family protein — MKSYLLAAMLLLSVPALAATIGGKVVKVVDGDTIVVRRNGVNYRIRMLGVDAPEYHQPYGKESRRALDRQVGGRWVTVQYDDKDRYDRYLGTVYYRNRNINVSLLRNGQAWVYKYHRNDYALMRHENAARRQRLGLWRHPYPQSPWAYRQTH, encoded by the coding sequence ATGAAATCGTATTTATTGGCGGCGATGCTGCTGCTCTCCGTCCCCGCGCTGGCGGCTACCATCGGCGGCAAGGTGGTGAAAGTCGTTGATGGCGACACTATCGTGGTGCGCCGGAACGGCGTCAACTACCGTATCCGCATGCTGGGCGTCGATGCGCCGGAATATCACCAGCCCTACGGTAAAGAGTCCCGCCGGGCGCTGGACAGGCAAGTCGGCGGGAGATGGGTGACGGTACAGTATGATGACAAAGATCGGTACGATCGCTACCTGGGCACGGTCTATTACCGGAACCGCAATATCAACGTAAGCCTGCTGCGCAACGGCCAGGCATGGGTATACAAATACCACCGGAACGACTATGCATTAATGCGCCATGAAAACGCGGCTCGCCGGCAGCGGCTGGGCCTGTGGCGTCATCCCTATCCCCAGTCTCCCTGGGCGTACCGCCAAACGCACTGA
- the ilvY gene encoding HTH-type transcriptional activator IlvY, whose amino-acid sequence MDLRDLKLFLHLAEGRHFGRTAKAMHISPSTLSRQIQRLEDEIGQALFLRDNRTVQLTDTGEHLKQFAQKTLLQYQQLRHAIGQRGPSLSGELRIFCSVTAAYSHLPPILDRFRAEHPLVEIKLTTGDAADAVDKVQSNDADLGIAGHPETLPASVDFMPIGQIPLVLIVPALPCPVQTQVRQPNPDWTQIPFVLPEHGPVRKRIDLWFRRQHLTNPQIYATVSGHEAMVSMVALGCGIALIPDVVLENSPEPVRNRVSVFAEQGMEPFELGVCVQKKRLSEPLIAAFWETLQDKS is encoded by the coding sequence ATGGATTTACGTGATCTCAAATTATTTCTGCATTTGGCGGAAGGCCGCCATTTCGGACGCACGGCCAAAGCGATGCACATCAGCCCCTCCACGCTATCGCGCCAAATTCAACGGCTGGAGGACGAAATCGGCCAAGCGCTATTCCTGCGGGACAACCGTACCGTGCAGCTCACCGATACGGGGGAACATCTAAAACAGTTCGCCCAAAAAACGCTGCTGCAATATCAACAACTAAGACATGCCATTGGCCAGCGCGGACCGTCGTTAAGCGGCGAACTGCGGATTTTCTGTTCCGTCACTGCCGCTTACAGCCACCTGCCGCCGATTCTGGATCGTTTCCGCGCCGAGCACCCGCTGGTGGAAATCAAACTGACGACCGGCGATGCCGCCGATGCCGTCGATAAGGTACAGTCCAACGACGCCGATCTGGGTATCGCCGGGCACCCGGAAACGCTGCCCGCCAGCGTCGATTTCATGCCGATAGGCCAAATTCCGCTGGTGCTGATTGTCCCGGCCTTGCCTTGCCCGGTTCAGACGCAGGTCAGACAGCCTAATCCGGACTGGACGCAGATCCCTTTCGTCCTGCCGGAACACGGCCCGGTGCGTAAGCGTATCGACCTGTGGTTTCGCCGCCAGCATCTCACCAACCCGCAAATCTACGCCACCGTATCGGGCCATGAGGCGATGGTGTCGATGGTGGCGCTGGGCTGCGGCATCGCGCTTATCCCGGACGTAGTGCTGGAAAACAGCCCGGAGCCGGTACGCAACCGCGTTTCCGTGTTTGCCGAACAGGGCATGGAGCCCTTTGAACTGGGCGTCTGCGTGCAGAAAAAACGCCTCAGCGAACCGCTTATCGCGGCATTCTGGGAAACGTTGCAGGATAAATCGTGA
- the ilvC gene encoding ketol-acid reductoisomerase produces the protein MANYFNTLNLRQQLAQLGQCRFMGRDEFADEASYLKGKKVVIVGCGAQGLNQGLNMRDSGLDIAYALRQEAISEKRASWRKATENGFTVGTYEELIPQADLVVNLTPDKQHSAVVKAVQPLMKQGAALGYSHGFNIVEVGEQIRKDITVVMVAPKCPGTEVREEYKRGFGVPTLIAVHPENDPKGEGMAIAKAWAAATGGHRAGVLQSSFVAEVKSDLMGEQTILCGMLQAGSLLCFDKLVADGADAAYAEKLVQFGWETVTEALKQGGITLMMDRLSNPAKLRAYALSEQLKSIMAPLFQKHMDDIISGEFSSGMMADWANDDVKLLTWREETGKTAFENAPQFDGKIDEQEYFDNGVLMIAMVKAGVELAFETMVSSGIIEESAYYESLHELPLIANTIARKRLYEMNVVISDTAEYGNYLFANAAVPLLKEKFMSSLQPGDLGKAVAVTAVDNTLLRDINEAIRNHPIEAVGRKLRGYMTDMKRIAVAG, from the coding sequence ATGGCTAACTATTTCAACACATTGAACCTGCGTCAGCAGCTGGCGCAATTAGGTCAGTGTCGTTTTATGGGTCGCGACGAATTCGCCGATGAAGCGAGCTACCTGAAAGGTAAAAAAGTGGTGATCGTCGGCTGTGGCGCGCAGGGCCTGAACCAGGGACTGAACATGCGTGATTCCGGTCTGGATATCGCTTATGCGCTGCGTCAGGAAGCGATTAGCGAAAAACGCGCGTCATGGCGTAAAGCAACCGAAAATGGTTTTACTGTCGGCACCTATGAGGAGCTGATCCCGCAGGCGGATTTGGTGGTTAACCTAACGCCGGACAAACAGCACTCCGCCGTTGTCAAAGCCGTTCAGCCGCTGATGAAACAGGGCGCCGCGCTGGGCTACTCCCACGGTTTCAACATCGTTGAAGTGGGCGAACAAATCCGTAAAGACATCACCGTTGTTATGGTGGCGCCGAAATGTCCGGGCACGGAAGTGCGTGAAGAATACAAACGTGGATTCGGCGTGCCGACGCTGATCGCGGTTCACCCGGAAAACGATCCGAAAGGCGAAGGCATGGCGATTGCCAAAGCCTGGGCCGCGGCGACCGGCGGCCATCGCGCCGGCGTTCTGCAATCCTCTTTCGTCGCCGAAGTGAAGTCCGACCTGATGGGCGAACAGACCATCCTGTGCGGTATGCTGCAGGCCGGTTCCCTGCTGTGCTTTGACAAACTGGTCGCTGACGGCGCCGATGCCGCCTATGCGGAAAAACTGGTTCAGTTCGGTTGGGAAACCGTTACCGAAGCGCTGAAGCAGGGCGGCATCACCCTGATGATGGACCGTCTGTCCAATCCGGCGAAACTGCGCGCCTATGCGCTGTCTGAACAGCTGAAATCCATTATGGCGCCGCTGTTCCAGAAACACATGGATGACATTATTTCCGGCGAGTTCTCCAGCGGTATGATGGCCGACTGGGCGAACGACGATGTCAAATTGCTGACCTGGCGTGAAGAAACCGGCAAAACCGCTTTTGAAAATGCGCCGCAGTTTGACGGTAAGATCGATGAACAAGAATACTTTGATAACGGCGTACTGATGATCGCTATGGTGAAAGCCGGGGTTGAACTGGCGTTCGAAACCATGGTTAGTTCCGGCATCATCGAAGAATCCGCGTACTATGAATCTCTGCATGAGCTGCCGCTGATTGCGAACACCATCGCGCGTAAGCGTCTGTATGAAATGAACGTGGTTATCTCCGACACCGCTGAATACGGCAACTATCTGTTTGCCAACGCGGCGGTGCCGTTGCTGAAAGAGAAATTCATGTCTTCGCTGCAGCCGGGCGATTTAGGCAAAGCGGTTGCGGTAACCGCGGTGGATAACACGCTGCTGCGTGATATCAATGAAGCCATCCGCAACCATCCGATCGAAGCCGTCGGCCGCAAACTGCGCGGCTACATGACGGATATGAAGCGTATCGCCGTCGCGGGTTAA
- the putP gene encoding sodium/proline symporter PutP yields MTMSTPMLVTFLVYIFGMVLIGLFAYRATNNFGDYILGGRRMGSLVTALSAGASDMSGWLLMGLPGAVFISGISESWIAIGLTIGAYLNWRWVAGRLRVHTEVNHNALTLPDYFTHRFEDKSKLLRVISALVILIFFTIYCASGVVAGARLFESTFDMSYDTALWAGAAATIAYTFIGGFLAVSWTDTVQASLMIFALILTPVMVILSLGGIDSSLMVIEAKNPANLDMFKELNFVAIISLMGWGLGYFGQPHILARFMAADSHKTIRSARRISMTWMILCLAGAVTVGFFGIAYFTNHPEQAGNVSHNSERVFIELSMLLFNPWIAGVLLSAILAAVMSTLSCQLLVCSSAITEDLYKPFLRKNASQKELVWVGRAMVLLVSAIAIALSADPENRVLGLVSYAWAGFGAAFGPVILISLLWPRMTRNGALFGMIVGAATVLIWKHYGWLGLYEIIPGFLFNCLTIVVVSLMGKAPSNAITTRFHKAEAEFRSV; encoded by the coding sequence ATGACAATGAGCACACCCATGCTGGTGACTTTCTTGGTGTACATCTTCGGGATGGTACTCATCGGCCTGTTTGCTTACCGGGCGACCAACAATTTCGGCGATTACATTCTGGGCGGAAGAAGGATGGGGAGTCTGGTCACCGCGCTATCCGCCGGCGCATCGGACATGAGCGGCTGGTTATTGATGGGATTGCCCGGCGCCGTTTTCATTTCCGGTATTTCCGAAAGCTGGATCGCCATCGGCCTGACAATCGGCGCTTACCTGAACTGGCGCTGGGTTGCCGGCCGCCTGCGCGTTCACACTGAAGTCAATCACAACGCGCTGACGCTGCCGGATTACTTTACCCATCGTTTTGAAGACAAAAGCAAGCTGCTGCGCGTCATTTCCGCGCTGGTCATTCTGATCTTTTTCACCATTTACTGCGCTTCCGGCGTGGTCGCCGGCGCCCGCCTGTTTGAAAGCACCTTCGATATGAGCTACGACACCGCATTATGGGCGGGGGCCGCCGCAACCATCGCCTATACCTTTATCGGCGGTTTTCTGGCCGTAAGCTGGACGGATACCGTTCAGGCCAGCCTGATGATTTTCGCCCTGATCCTGACCCCGGTGATGGTGATCTTGTCGCTGGGCGGGATTGATAGCTCGCTCATGGTGATTGAAGCGAAAAACCCGGCCAATCTGGATATGTTCAAAGAGTTAAACTTTGTCGCCATCATCTCGCTGATGGGCTGGGGCCTGGGCTATTTCGGCCAGCCGCATATTCTTGCCCGTTTTATGGCCGCGGATTCTCACAAAACCATCCGCAGCGCGCGCCGCATCAGCATGACCTGGATGATCCTGTGCCTGGCTGGCGCCGTAACCGTCGGCTTCTTCGGCATCGCCTATTTTACCAACCACCCGGAACAGGCCGGCAACGTTTCGCACAACAGCGAACGGGTATTTATCGAACTGTCGATGCTGTTATTCAACCCGTGGATTGCCGGCGTGCTGCTGTCTGCGATTCTGGCGGCGGTAATGAGTACCCTGAGCTGCCAGTTGCTGGTGTGTTCAAGCGCGATCACCGAAGATTTATACAAACCCTTTCTGCGTAAAAATGCCAGCCAGAAAGAGCTGGTCTGGGTTGGCAGAGCCATGGTGCTGCTGGTGTCCGCTATCGCCATCGCCTTGTCCGCCGATCCGGAAAACCGGGTGCTGGGGCTGGTCAGCTATGCCTGGGCGGGATTCGGCGCCGCTTTTGGTCCGGTGATCCTGATTTCGCTGCTCTGGCCGCGCATGACGCGCAACGGCGCTTTGTTCGGGATGATCGTCGGCGCGGCCACCGTGCTTATCTGGAAACATTATGGCTGGCTGGGGCTATATGAAATTATTCCCGGTTTCCTGTTTAACTGCCTGACTATCGTTGTCGTCAGCCTGATGGGAAAAGCGCCGTCCAACGCGATTACCACGCGTTTCCATAAGGCGGAAGCGGAATTCAGATCGGTTTGA
- the ppiC gene encoding peptidylprolyl isomerase PpiC, with the protein MANTAAALHILVDTEQQANDILAQLEQGADFQQMAQKYSTCPSKRNGGDLGEFRKGDMVPAFDKAVFSCELLKPVGPVKTQFGYHLIKVLYRN; encoded by the coding sequence ATGGCAAATACCGCAGCAGCCCTCCACATTCTGGTGGATACCGAGCAACAGGCCAACGACATCCTGGCTCAATTGGAACAAGGCGCAGATTTTCAGCAAATGGCGCAGAAATACTCAACCTGCCCGTCAAAGCGCAACGGCGGCGATTTAGGCGAATTCCGTAAAGGCGATATGGTCCCCGCCTTTGATAAAGCGGTTTTTTCCTGCGAGCTGCTAAAACCCGTGGGTCCGGTAAAAACCCAGTTCGGTTATCACCTGATTAAAGTGTTATACCGTAATTAA
- the rep gene encoding DNA helicase Rep has product MRLNSSQQHAVEFVTGPCLVLAGAGSGKTRVITNKIAHLIRQCGYQPRHIAAVTFTNKAAREMKERVAHTLGRKETRGLTIATFHTLGLEIIKREYAALGMKANFSLFDDQDQMALLKELTEQWLENDKTLLQQLTSTISNWKNDLIDPSGAAAAARSERDRLFAHCYALYHDHLRACNVLDFDDLILLPTLLLKHNDEVRERWQNRLRYLLVDEYQDTNTSQYELVKSLVGSRARFTVVGDDDQSIYSWRGARPQNLVLLQQDFPALEVIKLEQNYRSSGRILKAANILIANNPHVFEKRLFSELGYGDELKIITANNEDHEAERVVGELIAHHFINKTQYGDYAILYRGNHQSRLFEKMLMQNRIPYRISGGTSFFSRPEIKDLLAYLRVLTNPDDDSAFLRIVNTPKREIGPATLKKLGEWANQRNKSLFNASFDLGLSQSLTGRGLESLQRFTQWVADVARLAEREPVAAVRDLIHGLDYESWLYETSPSPKAAEMRMKNVNQLFSWMTEMLEGSDLDEPMTLTQVVTRFTLRDMMERGENEEELDQVQLMTLHASKGLEFPYVFLVGMEEGLLPHQSSIDEDNVDEERRLAYVGITRAQRELTFTLCKERRQYGELVRPEPSRFLLELPQDDVQWESERKVVSAQERMQKGQSHLANIRAQLAKAKDAGK; this is encoded by the coding sequence ATGCGTCTAAACTCCAGCCAACAACATGCCGTCGAATTTGTTACTGGTCCCTGTCTGGTACTGGCGGGCGCCGGTTCAGGCAAGACGCGCGTCATTACCAATAAGATCGCCCATCTGATTCGCCAGTGCGGCTATCAACCACGGCATATCGCCGCGGTGACCTTTACCAATAAAGCCGCGCGTGAGATGAAAGAGCGCGTCGCGCACACGCTGGGACGGAAAGAAACCCGTGGACTGACGATAGCGACCTTCCATACGCTGGGGCTGGAGATCATCAAGCGTGAATATGCCGCGCTGGGGATGAAAGCGAATTTCTCGCTCTTTGACGATCAGGATCAGATGGCGCTATTGAAGGAGTTAACCGAACAGTGGCTGGAGAATGATAAAACGCTGTTGCAGCAGTTAACCTCAACGATCTCGAACTGGAAAAACGATCTTATCGACCCTTCCGGCGCGGCGGCGGCGGCGCGTTCCGAGCGTGACCGGCTGTTTGCGCACTGCTACGCGCTGTATCACGATCATCTGCGCGCCTGCAACGTGCTGGACTTCGACGATCTTATTCTGCTGCCGACGCTGCTATTGAAACATAACGATGAAGTGCGCGAACGCTGGCAGAACCGCCTGCGCTATCTGCTGGTGGATGAGTATCAGGACACCAATACCAGCCAGTATGAACTGGTGAAATCGCTGGTGGGCAGCCGCGCGCGCTTCACCGTGGTAGGGGATGACGATCAGTCGATTTATTCCTGGCGCGGCGCGCGGCCGCAAAATCTGGTGCTGTTGCAGCAGGACTTTCCGGCGCTGGAAGTGATTAAGCTGGAGCAGAACTATCGATCTTCAGGACGAATTCTGAAAGCCGCCAATATCCTGATCGCCAATAACCCGCACGTGTTTGAAAAGCGCCTTTTCTCTGAGCTGGGCTATGGCGACGAATTAAAAATCATCACCGCCAACAATGAAGACCATGAGGCCGAACGCGTGGTCGGCGAACTGATCGCCCACCATTTTATCAATAAGACCCAGTATGGCGATTACGCCATTCTGTACCGGGGTAATCATCAGTCGCGCCTGTTTGAAAAAATGCTGATGCAAAACCGCATTCCCTATCGGATTTCTGGCGGCACTTCATTTTTCTCCCGCCCGGAAATCAAGGATCTGCTGGCCTATCTGCGCGTGTTGACCAACCCGGATGACGACAGCGCCTTTTTGCGGATCGTCAACACGCCCAAGCGTGAAATCGGCCCGGCGACGTTAAAGAAACTGGGGGAATGGGCCAATCAGCGCAATAAAAGCCTGTTCAACGCCAGCTTTGATTTGGGATTGAGCCAGTCCCTGACCGGGCGCGGGCTGGAGTCTTTGCAGCGTTTTACTCAGTGGGTGGCCGATGTCGCCCGGTTGGCCGAACGGGAGCCGGTTGCGGCGGTGCGGGATCTGATCCACGGGCTGGATTACGAGAGCTGGCTATATGAAACCTCCCCCAGCCCGAAAGCCGCCGAAATGCGGATGAAAAACGTCAATCAGCTTTTTAGCTGGATGACGGAAATGCTGGAAGGATCGGATCTGGATGAGCCGATGACGCTGACTCAGGTGGTTACGCGCTTTACCCTGCGGGATATGATGGAACGGGGCGAGAATGAAGAAGAGCTGGATCAGGTGCAGCTTATGACGCTGCATGCGTCAAAAGGTCTGGAATTTCCTTATGTTTTTCTGGTGGGCATGGAAGAAGGGCTGTTGCCGCATCAGAGCAGCATTGATGAAGATAATGTCGATGAGGAACGGCGCCTGGCGTATGTCGGCATTACCCGCGCGCAGCGTGAGCTTACCTTTACCCTGTGTAAAGAGCGGCGTCAGTACGGCGAGCTGGTGCGACCTGAGCCCAGCCGCTTCCTGCTTGAACTGCCGCAGGATGACGTGCAGTGGGAGAGCGAGCGTAAAGTGGTCAGCGCGCAGGAACGGATGCAAAAAGGGCAAAGCCATCTGGCGAATATCCGCGCGCAGCTGGCCAAGGCGAAGGACGCCGGCAAGTAG
- a CDS encoding glycosyl hydrolase family 28 protein, with the protein MRPSTRYRTGVFAVMLSLTIAPLSLFAAPALPAPQNLQVPTLAYDDRSIVLVWESPEDSRDIADYRVYQDGKSLGLASQNNDRHSPAKPYINAFYADDKADFHHKIAIHSFKVENLRPDTAYHFTVRAVRTDGSLSADSNPVSAKTAAYSQIININDLGAKPDGKTLNTAVIQQAIDSCKAGCRIDIPAGTYKTGALWLKSDMTLNLQEGAVLLGSDNPADYPAGYRLYPYSTIERPASLINAIDAKSSHPGAFRNIRIIGKGVIDGNGWKRSEKGEIKDESGNLLPQYIASKNSKVHEDGILAKNQVAQAVAGGMDLKTAYGQRRSSLITLRGVENVYLADFTVRNPAFHGIMNLENHNVVANGLIHQTYDANNGDGIEFGNSKNVMVFNNFFDTGDDCINFAAGTGEEAKRQDPMRGAWLFNNYFRMGHGAIVTGSHTGAWIEHIVAENNVMYLTDIGLRAKSATDIGGGARHVLFRNNAMKDIAKQAVVITLSYSDPNAKIDYPPSKTPAKFHDFLIKNVTVQGTTGSSPSLEIKGDSAKNAWHDKIRFDNVRLDNVPPAAIGDLRDSQFDNVIFSRLRGGETPWNFSATDNVSVDGKVVNQ; encoded by the coding sequence ATGCGACCTTCTACCCGTTATCGTACCGGTGTATTTGCAGTAATGTTAAGCCTGACAATCGCGCCATTGAGCCTTTTCGCCGCCCCTGCGCTACCCGCGCCGCAAAATCTCCAGGTGCCGACCCTGGCCTATGACGATCGCAGTATTGTTCTGGTATGGGAATCCCCCGAAGACTCCCGCGATATCGCGGATTACCGCGTTTATCAGGATGGAAAATCCCTGGGGCTTGCCAGTCAAAATAACGATCGGCACTCACCGGCCAAACCATATATCAATGCGTTTTACGCCGACGATAAAGCCGATTTCCACCATAAAATAGCGATACACAGCTTTAAGGTTGAAAATCTGCGGCCCGACACGGCATACCATTTCACCGTCCGGGCGGTGCGGACGGATGGCTCGCTGTCCGCCGACAGCAACCCGGTAAGCGCCAAAACCGCGGCATACTCCCAAATTATTAATATCAACGATCTGGGAGCGAAGCCGGATGGCAAAACATTGAACACCGCCGTTATCCAGCAGGCCATTGACTCCTGTAAAGCAGGCTGCCGGATCGATATCCCCGCCGGAACCTATAAAACCGGCGCGCTCTGGTTAAAAAGCGATATGACGCTGAATTTGCAAGAGGGCGCCGTTTTGCTGGGATCGGACAACCCAGCCGACTACCCGGCCGGCTATCGCCTCTACCCTTACTCCACCATCGAACGCCCGGCGTCGTTAATCAATGCCATTGACGCCAAAAGTTCGCACCCCGGCGCTTTTCGCAATATTCGTATCATCGGCAAAGGGGTGATCGACGGCAATGGCTGGAAGCGCAGCGAAAAAGGCGAAATCAAAGACGAGTCGGGTAATCTATTGCCGCAATATATCGCCAGTAAAAACAGCAAGGTACATGAAGACGGCATCCTGGCTAAAAATCAGGTCGCGCAGGCTGTCGCCGGCGGAATGGATCTTAAAACCGCCTATGGGCAACGACGTTCCAGCCTGATCACCTTACGCGGAGTCGAAAATGTCTACCTGGCTGACTTTACGGTGCGTAACCCGGCTTTTCACGGCATCATGAATCTGGAGAACCATAACGTCGTAGCCAACGGTTTGATCCACCAAACCTATGATGCCAACAACGGCGACGGCATCGAATTCGGCAACAGTAAAAACGTGATGGTATTCAATAACTTTTTTGATACCGGCGACGACTGCATCAACTTTGCCGCCGGAACGGGGGAGGAAGCCAAGCGACAAGATCCCATGCGCGGCGCCTGGCTCTTCAATAACTACTTCCGCATGGGACATGGCGCGATCGTGACGGGCAGCCACACCGGCGCCTGGATCGAGCATATCGTGGCGGAAAACAATGTCATGTATCTGACGGATATTGGCTTACGGGCGAAAAGCGCCACCGACATCGGCGGCGGCGCGCGCCATGTTCTTTTTCGAAACAATGCGATGAAAGACATAGCCAAACAGGCGGTGGTGATTACCCTGAGCTACTCCGATCCTAATGCCAAGATCGACTACCCCCCGTCAAAGACGCCCGCTAAGTTTCATGATTTTCTCATTAAAAATGTCACGGTACAGGGAACAACCGGCTCATCACCGTCGCTTGAAATTAAAGGCGATAGCGCGAAAAACGCCTGGCACGATAAAATCCGCTTCGATAACGTCAGGCTGGATAACGTTCCGCCTGCGGCGATCGGCGATTTACGCGACAGCCAGTTCGACAACGTCATATTCAGCCGGTTGCGCGGCGGAGAAACGCCGTGGAATTTCAGCGCGACGGACAATGTAAGCGTGGATGGAAAAGTAGTGAATCAATGA
- the ppx gene encoding exopolyphosphatase, whose amino-acid sequence MLSSSSLYAAIDLGSNSFHMLVVRETAGSIQTLAKIKRKVRLAAGLDKQNRLSQEAMQRGWQCLQLFSERLQDIPLEQVRVVATATLRLAANADEFLQQARQILGLPVQVISGEEEARLIYQGVAHTTGGPEKRLVVDIGGGSTELATGVGAQATRLFSLPMGCVTWLERYFSDRNLEAGNFERAEQAARKMVRSVAKALHEQGWQICVGASGTVQALQEIMVAQGMDEYITLEKLQQLKQHAIQCSKLEELEIEGLTLERALVFPSGLAILLAVFQELDIKTMTLAGGALREGLVYGMLHLPIERDIRHRTLHNLQRRYLLDIEQAERVSSLADNFLRQVAGDWQLDERCRELLHNACQVHEIGLSINFRQSSQHAAYLIRNSDLPGFTPAQQKLLATLLQNQSNPVDLMLLNQQNALPAIQAQRLCRLLRLAIIFASRRRDDTLPDVRLQAEGENLNVILPAGWLARHPLRAENLEQESRWQSYVHWPLILKENTL is encoded by the coding sequence ATGCTAAGTTCTTCTTCACTTTATGCGGCCATCGACCTCGGCTCCAACAGTTTCCATATGCTGGTGGTCCGGGAAACCGCCGGAAGTATTCAGACCTTGGCGAAAATAAAACGGAAAGTCCGTCTTGCCGCCGGGCTGGATAAGCAAAACCGGTTATCGCAGGAAGCGATGCAACGAGGCTGGCAATGCCTGCAGCTTTTTTCGGAGCGGTTGCAGGATATTCCCCTGGAACAGGTGCGCGTAGTGGCCACGGCGACCTTACGGCTCGCCGCCAATGCCGACGAATTTCTGCAACAGGCCCGTCAGATACTGGGCTTACCGGTGCAGGTCATCAGCGGTGAAGAAGAAGCCAGACTGATCTATCAGGGCGTCGCCCATACTACCGGCGGCCCGGAGAAACGTCTGGTGGTCGATATCGGCGGAGGCAGCACCGAACTGGCTACCGGCGTCGGCGCTCAGGCTACTCGGCTTTTCAGCTTACCGATGGGATGCGTAACCTGGCTGGAACGCTACTTCAGCGATCGCAATCTGGAAGCCGGAAATTTTGAGCGCGCCGAACAGGCCGCCCGCAAAATGGTGCGCTCGGTCGCGAAGGCGCTGCATGAACAAGGGTGGCAGATCTGTGTCGGCGCATCGGGCACCGTTCAGGCGCTGCAGGAAATCATGGTCGCCCAGGGGATGGATGAATACATTACCCTGGAGAAACTCCAGCAGTTGAAACAGCACGCAATCCAGTGCAGCAAGCTGGAAGAGCTTGAAATCGAAGGGCTTACTCTGGAACGCGCGCTGGTTTTTCCCAGCGGGCTGGCTATCCTGTTAGCGGTTTTTCAGGAGCTCGACATCAAAACCATGACGCTGGCCGGCGGCGCGCTGCGCGAGGGTTTGGTGTACGGCATGCTGCATTTGCCGATTGAGCGGGATATCCGCCACCGCACGCTGCACAATTTGCAGCGCCGCTATCTGCTGGATATCGAACAGGCCGAGCGGGTAAGCTCGCTGGCCGATAATTTTCTACGGCAAGTAGCCGGAGATTGGCAGTTGGACGAGCGATGTCGCGAGCTGCTGCACAATGCCTGTCAAGTTCATGAAATTGGTTTGAGCATCAATTTTCGCCAGTCATCTCAACATGCCGCGTACCTGATCCGCAACAGCGACCTTCCCGGCTTTACCCCCGCACAACAGAAGCTGTTGGCGACGTTGCTGCAAAACCAGAGCAACCCCGTCGATCTGATGTTGCTAAACCAGCAAAACGCGCTGCCGGCGATACAGGCGCAACGTTTATGCCGCTTGCTGCGTCTGGCGATTATCTTTGCCAGCCGCCGTCGCGACGACACCCTTCCCGATGTTCGTCTGCAGGCCGAAGGAGAAAACCTGAACGTTATTCTGCCCGCCGGCTGGCTGGCCCGGCATCCGTTGAGGGCGGAAAATCTGGAACAGGAAAGCCGCTGGCAAAGCTATGTTCACTGGCCGTTGATCCTGAAAGAAAATACTTTGTGA